One Streptomyces sp. R28 DNA window includes the following coding sequences:
- a CDS encoding ABC transporter ATP-binding protein has protein sequence MIELEGLTKRYGEKVAVNNLTFTVRPGTVTGFLGPNGAGKSTTMRMVLGLDHPTAGDVRIDGKHYDQLKDPLTYIGALLEAKAWHGGRSAYNHLLCLAQSNGIARRRVREVLETVGLTAVARKKTKGFSMGMGQRLGIAGALLGDPRILMFDEPVNGLDPEGIHWIRNLMKSLAAQGRTVFVSSHLMSEMALTADHLVVIGQGRLLADTSMADFIARNSKSYVRIRTPQRELLLDVLHTAGITAVEAGNGTLEVDGGKAEQIGELAARHGVVLHELSPQQASLEEAFMQLTAESVEYHAHSAAPDSAAPPAERRQPWGEDWRRS, from the coding sequence ATGATCGAGCTCGAGGGGCTGACCAAGCGGTACGGCGAGAAGGTTGCGGTCAACAACCTCACCTTCACCGTCAGACCCGGCACCGTCACCGGATTCCTCGGCCCCAACGGCGCCGGGAAGTCCACGACGATGCGGATGGTCCTCGGCCTCGACCACCCCACCGCAGGCGACGTCCGTATCGACGGCAAGCACTACGACCAGCTCAAGGACCCGCTGACCTACATCGGCGCCCTGCTGGAGGCCAAGGCCTGGCACGGCGGGCGCAGCGCCTACAACCACCTGCTGTGCCTCGCACAGAGCAACGGCATCGCGCGGCGGCGGGTTCGGGAGGTGCTGGAGACGGTGGGTCTCACAGCGGTCGCGCGCAAGAAGACCAAGGGCTTCTCGATGGGCATGGGACAGCGGCTCGGCATCGCGGGGGCGCTGCTGGGCGACCCGCGGATCCTGATGTTCGACGAGCCGGTCAACGGCCTCGACCCCGAGGGCATCCACTGGATCCGCAACCTGATGAAGTCCCTGGCCGCGCAGGGCCGCACGGTCTTCGTCTCCTCGCACCTCATGAGCGAGATGGCACTGACCGCCGACCACCTCGTCGTGATCGGCCAGGGCCGGCTTCTCGCCGACACGTCCATGGCCGACTTCATCGCGCGGAACTCGAAGTCGTACGTCCGGATCCGCACCCCGCAGCGGGAGCTGCTGCTTGACGTGCTGCACACGGCCGGGATCACGGCCGTGGAGGCGGGCAACGGCACGCTCGAGGTCGACGGCGGCAAGGCGGAGCAGATCGGGGAGCTGGCGGCGCGGCACGGGGTCGTGCTGCATGAGCTGAGCCCGCAACAGGCCTCCTTGGAGGAGGCGTTCATGCAGTTGACCGCGGAGTCGGTGGAGTACCACGCGCACTCCGCGGCGCCGGACTCCGCGGCGCCGCCTGCCGAGCGGCGGCAGCCGTGGGGCGAAGACTGGAGGAGGAGCTGA
- a CDS encoding cellulose-binding protein → MSDTSPYGFELVRRGYDRAQVGERISKLVSDRDSALARITALEKRIEELHLETQNAQAQVSDAEPSYAGLGARVEKILRLAEEEAKDLREEARRAAEQHRELAESAAQQVRNDAESFAAERKAKAEDEGVRIVEKAKSDASQLRSEAQKDAQSKREEADALFEETRAKAAQAAADFETNLAKRREQSERDLASRQAKAEKRLAEIEHRAEQLRLEAEKLRTDAERRARQTVETAQRQAEDIVADANAKADRIRSESERELAALTNRRDSINAQLTNVREMLATLTGAAVAAAGTPAEDEPISRGVPAQQTR, encoded by the coding sequence ATGAGCGACACTTCCCCCTACGGCTTCGAGCTTGTGCGGCGTGGGTACGACCGCGCGCAGGTGGGCGAACGAATCTCCAAGCTCGTCTCCGACCGTGACAGCGCTCTCGCCCGCATCACCGCTCTGGAAAAGCGCATCGAGGAGCTCCACCTCGAAACGCAGAACGCCCAGGCCCAGGTAAGCGACGCAGAGCCGTCGTACGCCGGTCTCGGCGCGCGTGTCGAGAAGATCCTCCGCCTCGCCGAGGAAGAGGCCAAGGATCTGCGCGAGGAGGCCCGCCGCGCCGCCGAGCAGCACCGCGAGCTCGCCGAATCGGCGGCCCAGCAGGTCCGCAACGACGCAGAATCGTTCGCTGCGGAGCGCAAGGCCAAGGCCGAGGACGAGGGCGTCCGGATCGTCGAGAAGGCCAAGAGCGACGCCTCCCAGCTGCGTTCCGAGGCTCAGAAGGACGCGCAGTCCAAGCGCGAGGAGGCCGACGCTCTCTTCGAGGAGACCCGCGCCAAGGCCGCGCAGGCCGCCGCCGACTTCGAGACGAACCTCGCCAAGCGCCGCGAGCAGTCCGAGCGCGACCTGGCGTCCCGTCAGGCCAAGGCCGAGAAGCGTCTCGCGGAGATCGAGCACCGCGCGGAGCAGCTCCGCCTGGAGGCCGAGAAGCTGCGCACGGACGCCGAGCGCCGCGCCCGCCAGACGGTGGAGACGGCTCAGCGCCAGGCCGAGGACATCGTGGCCGACGCCAACGCCAAGGCCGACCGGATCCGTTCGGAATCCGAGCGCGAGCTCGCGGCTCTCACCAACCGCCGCGACTCGATCAACGCTCAGCTGACGAACGTCCGCGAGATGCTGGCGACCCTCACGGGCGCCGCGGTGGCCGCCGCCGGCACCCCGGCCGAGGACGAGCCGATCTCCCGCGGTGTCCCGGCTCAGCAGACCCGGTAA